A single Desulfolucanica intricata DNA region contains:
- the rpmI gene encoding 50S ribosomal protein L35, with amino-acid sequence MPKIKTHRGAAKRFKKTANGKIKGSHAFKSHILGKKSPKRKRNLRKASVLSKPDTHRIMRLIP; translated from the coding sequence TTGCCTAAAATTAAAACTCATCGTGGAGCGGCTAAGCGCTTTAAGAAAACAGCTAATGGTAAAATTAAGGGCAGTCATGCTTTTAAAAGTCATATTTTAGGTAAAAAGTCTCCCAAGCGTAAGCGTAACCTGCGTAAGGCCTCTGTTCTCAGCAAGCCCGATACCCACCGTATTATGCGGTTAATCCCTTAG
- the infC gene encoding translation initiation factor IF-3, which translates to MNNSIRVREVRVVDADGNQLGIMQTRDALRLAEEKQLDLVEVAPQAKPPVCRIMDYGKYKYEQSKREKEARKKQRIINVKEVKLRPNIEDHDFDVKTKNAVRFLKDGDKVKATIMFRGREIVHTEIGKQLLERMASQLKDIANVERHPKLEGKNMIMILAPKQE; encoded by the coding sequence GTGAATAACTCTATTCGAGTCCGAGAAGTTAGAGTAGTTGATGCGGACGGAAACCAGTTGGGGATAATGCAGACCAGGGATGCCCTGCGTTTAGCAGAGGAAAAACAGTTAGATCTTGTGGAAGTAGCCCCACAAGCCAAACCACCTGTATGTCGCATCATGGATTATGGAAAATATAAATATGAACAGAGTAAACGGGAGAAAGAAGCTCGAAAAAAACAACGTATTATTAATGTAAAAGAAGTAAAACTTCGTCCTAATATTGAGGACCATGATTTTGATGTTAAAACGAAAAATGCCGTTCGATTTTTGAAAGATGGGGATAAGGTTAAAGCAACGATTATGTTTCGCGGTAGAGAAATTGTTCATACCGAGATAGGAAAGCAGTTGCTGGAAAGAATGGCCAGTCAGCTTAAGGATATAGCTAATGTAGAAAGGCATCCAAAGTTAGAAGGAAAAAATATGATCATGATTCTAGCACCTAAACAAGAATAA